ACGAGGAGCGCTGGGAAGAGGCGGCCGAGTTGTCCCAGACGATTCTTTCACCCCAGCGCTACCGACTGGTGGGGCAGCTGGAGCAATTTGTTCAGCGCCGCGAACAGGCGCTGGATCAGCAGCTGCAATCCCTTCTGGCACAAAGCCGCCGCGCTTTTCGTCTGACCCTGACTCTGACTTTTTGCGGCATCACCCTTGCGATGTTGGTCGGCACCTGGGGAAGCTATCGCATCCATCAGGCGGTACGGCGCCTGACCGGAGCAACAAAAGAGATGGCCGCAGGCAGCTTCGACGCCCCGCCCGCCCTGGATACGAATGATGAATTCGGCCAACTGGCGCGGGACTTTCATGAAATGGGACAGAAACTTAAAGAACTCGATCAGTTGCGCCTCGATGCCAACCCCCTGACCCACCTGCCGGGGAATTTGGCCATCGAACGTGAGATTGAAAAACGCGTCACCCACAAACAACCCTTTGCCGCCCTGTATGTCGACCTTGACCACTTCAAGGCCTTTAATGATCGCTACGGCTATCAAACGGGCAGCGGGGTACTGGCCAGGGTGGGTGAACTCGTGCAGCAGGCGGTGCAGCGCCATGGAACCGACCAGGATTTGGCCGGCCACATCGGCGGAGACGACTACATCATCTTGACCCTGCCCGAACGGGCCGAGGCGATCGCTGAAGAGCTGATCCGGAGCTTTGACCTTGAGGTGCCTGAATTCTACACGGAAGACGACCGGCAACGCGGCTTTTTTCTCAGCACTGATCGCTTCGATGTTGAACGGCGCTTTCCCCTGTTGACCATGTCCGTCGCGGTTGTCACCTCGACCAGCCTTAAAAACCCGACGCCAGAGGCCATCGGACGCGAATGTGCCAAGATCAAGGACCACCTCAAAAAGGTTCCCGGCAGCAACTTTCTCATCGACCGCCGAGATCAGCGATAAAAACTATGAAAATCATCTTCCTGCTGCTTCTGGTGGTGATGGCCGGATGCGGCCCAGCGACCTTCGGCCCGATCCAGATTCATCCGCAAGACGAAAGTCTTTTCCACCAGGGGCTCCAGAGGTGGCAAGAGGGCGATTCGGAACCACAAGCCTTCACCCGGCTCAGGACGCAATTTCCGCACAGCCCGTTAGCGGTGGCAGCCGGGGAACTGCTCGAAGGCCACCGCAAGGCCGTGGCAGAAGCAGAGCGCAATCATTTTCTGGAACAACAACTCGCGCAACTCAAGCATGACTTTGAGAATTGCCGCGACCACAATCTTGCCCTGACCAAACAAGTGCGGCACCTCGAAATCAGCTTGGAGCAATTCAAACAGATTCTCCTTGATACCGAGGGACGTTGAACTCCACCGCCCGTGGATTCGCCTGCAAAGCAAAGCAAAGCAAAGCCAATGAATGAAAATGCCCAAAAACAGCTTGTTCGCGATCTGGAAACCTGGGCCCAGGAGCTTATCGCTCAAGGGCGCTTGCCCTTTCGTCGCGTGGAATCCTGGCCACGGCTTTTCTCGCATCAGGGCGTGGTCTGCCCCCCGCTGGTCTTCTGGATCAACCGCGAGAGTTTTATGGCTGGAGGCATCGTCTTGCTCTGCGCGCGCGAAGCCGAAGAATCTTTCGTGCTGGGGCGCGCTTGCGCTCAAGCACTGGGCTTGGGGCATTTCATCACCTGGGCGCCCAGGCGCATCGACTTCTGGGAGGTGCGCAACGTCGCGCCACAACGAGTAAAATCCCTGGAATTGGTTTCTCACCGCGATCCTCAGAAATCTGATTTTCGCTGGGCCCTTCAAGAGGTTCTTGAAGAATTAAAACCCCTGGCGGTCCTCGGCGCCGTCGCACCTGAAGAACTCAGCCCCCACTATTTGGCCAATCTCTGTCATGCGTCTCTGCACATCACGCAAACAGAACTCGAAGAAACCTTCCGCTGCGCCCGGGCTGAAAGCGGCGCCGATCTGGACGCACCCTCACAGCAATTGGCCGTCAGCAAGGGAGCTCTGACCCTGGCGCGCCTGCTCGCCTTGATGGCTGCCGATCAGATCCCACCCGGAGTCCAGCCCGAAAAAATCGAACGGGCACTGGAGTTGAGCGTTCCCTATCTCTCGCCGGCCCTGGCTCAAGCGCTGCTACCATTTGACGGCGAATTGCCCCTGCCCCATGCGGGTGCCGTCCGCTTCCATCATTTATTTCGTCGCCTCGGACAACTGCGTTGGGGAAAAGACCGGCAGAAGGCCGCTCAGACAGTGGAGATTCTCCTTGGCGATCGCGCAGGAAAACTCGGGCTCATGGCGCCCGCCACCCCGGAGAGCATTGCTTCCGGCACCCTCCTGGTCAATCCGTGCGCGCCGCGCCCTGCCATCGGCCCTTTCCATGAGGGCCACCAGGATCTGGCGGTGCGCGCCCTTCTCGCGCTGCTACGTGAGCTGCGCGGCTTGCCTGCACCTGTTGCATCCGCCGACGCTCTCATCAATCTTCATCCAAGCATCCCACCGGAACGCATCGAAGGGACAATTCTCGCCTCTGCTGACTATCCCAGCGCGGCCGAAAAAGAACTGTTGCGCATCCGCTTGCGCACATCCTGGCCCCATCGACGCTGGCAACCCGCGCCGCGCACACCCCGATGGGTCTGGGAAACCGTACATCTGCTTGGTCTCGCCGCGGACCAGGCACAGATCGAGCTGGTGTTGCCGGACCACTGGTTAGGTGCCGATTTCGGCCGCCCCCTGATTGAGATCCTCATCGAGCAATTTACCCTATGCGACCTGAGCCGCACCGACCAGGGGCGCCTCGCTTGGCGACTAAAAAAATCTGCCCCCGCGTCCGCTGCCCAAAGTCTCAGCAGCCCGTCCCCAGAAACAGAGCTCCATGCCGGGCAAGAAACCTTGACAGGCCCGGGAAGCGAGGGAACTCAATCCTTGGAAGAAATGCTCGCAATCTGGCTCGGCAGTGCTGCGGATCTGCTGGAAGGCAGAGACGACGGCGCCGCCAGGTCACTGGCCAAACGCGAGCGCAGTATCAGCGAAGCAGAAAAAGAGCGCATCGTGCAGCGGGTTTTTGCTGACGGCTTGCCGCAATTTCCAGAAAAGTATCTCTATGACCAATATCGGCCGGAGCTCAAGGAGTTCGCCATCCACGGGGCCCTGGAGATCAAAAGTGACTTTCTCGGGGTGTGGGAGCTCGCCGATGCGGCGGGTCACGTGGTCCAGGTTGAGGGAGAAGAGACTGCCAAGGCCCTGGTGCTCGCCTCCTACAGTGACGGCCAGGCCGTACGTTTACCCTGCGACCGGCACCTGACCGCGGCCATCGTCGAAAAATATCTGGACGAACTTCAACGCTTGCGCCTGGAGTTGTTGCGTGAAACCCACAGTCGGCGTGAAAAAACCCAGGCCGCGCGCCACTGGGCAAAAAAAATCTGGGAATCCCTGCCCCTGCCTCCTTGGGAGCTGATTCCTGAATAGAGCCCTGCCCTTCTTAACCAATGCGTCCTTGCTCGCACCACGGGGCTTGGGTATATAATGAATAAGAGTAATGCAAAGTCGGCCCCGGTGAAGACCGGAAATTCGCCATACATTCCGGAGTTGGAATGAATATTCTGCTGCATATCTGCTGCGCCAATTGCGCCATTTATCCCCTGGAGGTTCTGCGCAACCAGGACTTTAAGGTACGTGGCTATTTTTTCAATCACAATATCCATCCCTACCAGGAATATCAGCGACGCCTGGAAGCGGTACGCGGATTTGCCGATCTGCGCGAACTGGAGATTGACTACCGCGATGAGTATCGCCTTGAGGAATTTCTCGCAAAAGTCGCCGCAGACCCGCAGGGGCGCTGCAACTACTGCTATCTCTCACGGCTGGAAGATGCCGCCCGTGCCGCAGCGGAAAGGGGTTTTGAGGCTTTTACCACCAGCCTTCTCTATTCGCGCTATCAGCAGCACGAGCGCATCCGCGAACTTGGGGAAGAACTCGCCCAACGCTATGGGCTGAGGTTCCACTACGACGACTTCCGCAGCGGTTGGCAGCAGGGCATCCAGGCCTCCAAAGCCATGGGGCTCTATCGCCAACAGTACTGCGGCTGTATATATTCTGAAAAAGACCGCTATCATCCGCGCGAACGATCCTGAGACTGCGATCCTACGACTATGCATCCGGGCAAGACTCTCATTGCACTCGGCGTCATACTGATCCTGGCCGGCCTGCTCCTTACCTGGGGCGGGAAAATTCCGTTTATCGGGCGGCTTCCCGGCGATATTCGTATCGCCAAGGAGAACTTCAGTATTTACTTCCCTCTCGGGACCTGTATTCTGATATCAGTCCTGGTGTCTCTGGCGCTGTATTTTTTTCGCCGCTGAGCACTCCGGTGGCTCATGTTTTTGTGAGGCGGCGATGCGCAGTAAGAACCCTCAATCTCCCAGAATCGGCCTTGCCCTGGGAAGCGGTGCCGCCCGCGGCTTGGCGCATATCGGCGTACTCAAGGTACTGGAACGGGAAGGCATCGGCATCGATTGCATCGCCGGCACCTCCATCGGAGCATTCATCGGCGCCCTTTATGCCGCCGGAGTCCCCGTGGCGCAGATGGAAGAAACAGCCGTGGGCATCGATTGGAAGAAGCTCGCCCGACTGATGGACCCGGTACTGCCCACTGTCGGGCTGCTTGACGGACAGCGGGTGTTGACCTTCATGGCCGAATTGCTTCCCGCAACGACCTTCGAACAGTTGCGCCTGCCCCTGGCGGTCACCGCGACGGACGTGGAAAGCGGTGAACCCCTGGTCATTCGCCGCGGGAATCTTCTCGATGCGCTACGTGCAGCCATCTCCTTTCCCGGCATCTTCCCCGCAGCGCGCTTCGGCCAGAGGTTTCTCATTGATGGCGGGCTCTGTCACCCGGTTCCCATTGCCGCGGCACATGCCCTGGGAGCGGATAAAGTGATCGCCGTGTGCGCCATTCCGCTGGTAGAAAAACCGCTGCGCGAAGACTATTTGCCGGCACGCCGCAAAGATGACCAGCCGCCGTCCAGCTGGTTTTTTTCTTTCACTCCACACCGCATCGAATCGCTATTTCGCGAGTTCTGGCAGAAAAAAAACAGTTCAGACGCAGACGCCTCGCCAAGTCGTCGCCGGCGACGCACACCACCTAGCCTGCTGAAAGTATGCGCGCAGAGTATTGCAATCATGGAAAACCAGATCAACGATTTGCGATTGGAGCAAAACACTTTTGACCTGCTGATCCGCCCCGATTTTGGCGATATCACTCTGCTTGAATTTCACCGCGCCCGCGAGGCCATTGCCGCTGGGGAACGCGCGGCGGTTGCCGTGCTGCCAGAGTTGCGCCGGATTACAACAAAGACATTGCACAGACCTTAAGCCATGCTAAACTTGTCGCAGTGAATTTATCATTCAGCCAATAAGGAGGATTTCCATGTTTGAGCTGCTGGAGAAAATAATGTTGACCGGTATGGGCGCCGCGAGCATGACGCAGAAAAAAGCCGAAGAACTGCTCGGCGAGATGAAGGAACGCTTCAATGTTTCAGAGGAAGAAGGCAAGGCGTTTCTGGAAAAAATGCGCAAAAACGCCGAGGACACCCAGAAAAAACTTGAGGAGATGGCCCAGGAAGAAATTCGTCTGGCCGCGCAGCGCGTTGGCGTCGTGACCTTGGAAGAGTTTGAGAAACTCCAGAAAAAAGTGCAGCAGATGGACAAGCACCTCAAGGAGCTTGACAAGCAGGTAAAGGAGTTGCAGAAGTAAGCCTCGCCATGGCTGCTGACGCCCTGTTTCTATGCTGACTTTTACACGGATCAACCGCAACATTCGTTCGATCAAAAGGTACCGCAACATTCTGGGTATCCTGATCAAGTACGGCTTTGGCCATGTGGTCGAACAGCTTAATATTGATTATTACCTTGAGCTCGGCCGGCGCATCGTCACCCTCGGCACGGCGCCTAAAAATATCGACAGGTTGAGTCAAGCCGAACGCCTGCGTCTGGCCATGGAGGAGTTGGGCCCAACCTTCGTCAAGCTCGGACAAATCCTCTCCACGCGCCCCGACGTCATTCCCCGCGAATACATTGAGGAGCTGAGCAAACTGCAGGACAATGTGCCGCCGGTGCCCGTGGCTGAGTTGCAAGCGCAGATTCAGAAGGAACTCGGCCAGCCGGTAGAAGACCTTTTCGCTTACTTCGACCCTGAGCCCATTGCCGCCGCTTCCATTGCGCAAGTTCATCGGGCGCGCCTCATCAGCGGCGAGGAGGTGGTCGTCAAGGCCCGTCGACCCGGTATCGCCAAGACCATCGAGATAGATCTCGATATTATGGCCGGCTTGGCCTACCTGGTTGAAAACCATCTTCCCGGCGGCGATCTTTACGATCCAAGCGGCCTGGTCAAGGAGTTTCGGCGCACTATTCACCGCGAAATGGACTTTACTCGAGAAGGGCATACCATTGATCGTTTTGCCGCCAACTTCGAGGGAGATGAAACCGTTTATTTTCCAACTGTGTTCTGGGAGGTTACCGGCGACACGGTCCTGACCATGGAATACATAGAGGGGTTCAAGGTATCAGATCTCGATCTGCTGCGCAGTGGTGGCTATGACCTCAAGACCATCGCCCACCGCGGCGCCGATTTTTTTCTAACCCAGGTTCTGGTCCACGGAATGTTCCATGGCGACCCTCACCCCGGCAATTTCTTCATTCTCGAAGAAAATGTCATTTGCCTGCTCGACTACGGTATGGTGGGCCGCGTTGATGATGATCTGAAGCAGCACCTGATTGATCTTTTGCTCGGCATTCTCAACCGCGACGTTGATCGCATTCTCACGCTGATGCTCTTTTCGGGCGACATTACAGAAGAGACCGATCGCAAGGGACTCAAACGCGATCTTTACGAATTCATTGATGATTATTATGAAATGCCTTTGGGGGATCTCAATGTCGGCCGCCTTCTCATGGAATTCGTTGATCTGATGAACGCCTATCGCATTAAATTTCCTGCTGACCTAATGCTGCTGGCGAAGGCTCTGGTGACGGTCGAAGGCCTCGGCCGACAACTTGATCCTGAATTCAATATGATTGAACATCTCCAACCATTTATCAAAAAAATGGTTCATCAGCGGCTGTCCCCCGGAAATATTTCCCGCGGCATGTACTCCCTCGTCGAATCCTATACTTCACTGGTCAGGAATTTGCCCCGTGACCTCAAGGAATTCATCAATCGGGTCAATCGCAACAAATTCAAGATCGACCTGGAACACCGCGGCCTGGAGAAACTTATTTCAGAGTTTGACAAGTCAAGTAACCGCTTGTCCTTTTCCTTGATCATCGGTGCACTGATTGTCGGCAGCTCCCTCATCATACAGAGCGACAAGGGCCCTCAACTTTTCGATTTTCCAGTTCTTGGCCTACTCGGATACAGCATCGCCGGCGTGCTCGGCCTGTGGTTGGCAATCGCCATCCTACGCTCCGGCAGACTTTAACAACTGTGGTCTTGGCGCAACACCCACCTATGGTTAGGGTGCAACAAACACACCTTCTCACACTGTCACCCCTTGAAAGCTTTCCTTTTAAATCAGAGCACTTAGCCCCCTCCAAAAACCTGGCAAACTCCTTGCAGGGATAGACGCTAACATACGAACGATCTGACCCTGCCCAGGAGGCAAGTTTTGATTTTCCAGTACACAATTGCAAACCCACTGATGATTTCAGGTATCGGGCTCCATTCGGGGCGCCGCATCAGTATGAATCTGCGTCCCGCCAAAGCCGGAACCGGCATCCTTTTTCATCGCGCCGAAGGCGAGCGCCGGGTGACCATTGAGGCCAACTCGGCCAACGTCATAGATACCCAATTAGCGACGGTACTCGGCAAGGGCGGTCTGAGCGTTTCGACGGTGGAACATCTGCTTGCGGCCCTGAGTGCGCTGGGCATCGACAACCTGCACATTGATATCGACGGGCCCGAAGTGC
The nucleotide sequence above comes from Geoalkalibacter ferrihydriticus DSM 17813. Encoded proteins:
- a CDS encoding DUF2905 domain-containing protein, with the translated sequence MHPGKTLIALGVILILAGLLLTWGGKIPFIGRLPGDIRIAKENFSIYFPLGTCILISVLVSLALYFFRR
- a CDS encoding phasin family protein; the protein is MFELLEKIMLTGMGAASMTQKKAEELLGEMKERFNVSEEEGKAFLEKMRKNAEDTQKKLEEMAQEEIRLAAQRVGVVTLEEFEKLQKKVQQMDKHLKELDKQVKELQK
- a CDS encoding epoxyqueuosine reductase QueH; its protein translation is MNILLHICCANCAIYPLEVLRNQDFKVRGYFFNHNIHPYQEYQRRLEAVRGFADLRELEIDYRDEYRLEEFLAKVAADPQGRCNYCYLSRLEDAARAAAERGFEAFTTSLLYSRYQQHERIRELGEELAQRYGLRFHYDDFRSGWQQGIQASKAMGLYRQQYCGCIYSEKDRYHPRERS
- a CDS encoding sensor domain-containing diguanylate cyclase — its product is MLRFPIAHKIAAGYVLVSLLCLAGVVYALMALSSQTRLNQELVQVDFALIEATRELRANLLAQERLERQILILRDPQLSALLAGREQEYMKIRQKFESLASTRDQHLARALADSTEAIRQARRLLDEERWEEAAELSQTILSPQRYRLVGQLEQFVQRREQALDQQLQSLLAQSRRAFRLTLTLTFCGITLAMLVGTWGSYRIHQAVRRLTGATKEMAAGSFDAPPALDTNDEFGQLARDFHEMGQKLKELDQLRLDANPLTHLPGNLAIEREIEKRVTHKQPFAALYVDLDHFKAFNDRYGYQTGSGVLARVGELVQQAVQRHGTDQDLAGHIGGDDYIILTLPERAEAIAEELIRSFDLEVPEFYTEDDRQRGFFLSTDRFDVERRFPLLTMSVAVVTSTSLKNPTPEAIGRECAKIKDHLKKVPGSNFLIDRRDQR
- a CDS encoding patatin-like phospholipase family protein — encoded protein: MRSKNPQSPRIGLALGSGAARGLAHIGVLKVLEREGIGIDCIAGTSIGAFIGALYAAGVPVAQMEETAVGIDWKKLARLMDPVLPTVGLLDGQRVLTFMAELLPATTFEQLRLPLAVTATDVESGEPLVIRRGNLLDALRAAISFPGIFPAARFGQRFLIDGGLCHPVPIAAAHALGADKVIAVCAIPLVEKPLREDYLPARRKDDQPPSSWFFSFTPHRIESLFREFWQKKNSSDADASPSRRRRRTPPSLLKVCAQSIAIMENQINDLRLEQNTFDLLIRPDFGDITLLEFHRAREAIAAGERAAVAVLPELRRITTKTLHRP
- a CDS encoding ABC1 kinase family protein; the protein is MLTFTRINRNIRSIKRYRNILGILIKYGFGHVVEQLNIDYYLELGRRIVTLGTAPKNIDRLSQAERLRLAMEELGPTFVKLGQILSTRPDVIPREYIEELSKLQDNVPPVPVAELQAQIQKELGQPVEDLFAYFDPEPIAAASIAQVHRARLISGEEVVVKARRPGIAKTIEIDLDIMAGLAYLVENHLPGGDLYDPSGLVKEFRRTIHREMDFTREGHTIDRFAANFEGDETVYFPTVFWEVTGDTVLTMEYIEGFKVSDLDLLRSGGYDLKTIAHRGADFFLTQVLVHGMFHGDPHPGNFFILEENVICLLDYGMVGRVDDDLKQHLIDLLLGILNRDVDRILTLMLFSGDITEETDRKGLKRDLYEFIDDYYEMPLGDLNVGRLLMEFVDLMNAYRIKFPADLMLLAKALVTVEGLGRQLDPEFNMIEHLQPFIKKMVHQRLSPGNISRGMYSLVESYTSLVRNLPRDLKEFINRVNRNKFKIDLEHRGLEKLISEFDKSSNRLSFSLIIGALIVGSSLIIQSDKGPQLFDFPVLGLLGYSIAGVLGLWLAIAILRSGRL